The nucleotide window CGCACAAGCCCCGAGCGTCAGCAGCGCCAGAACAACCAGAGGGTCTTGCCGCACGGCTACTTGACGCGGCTTCCCGAGGTGACCGGCCGGTCGAAAGTCGCGATGACCGGTCCCGCATCCGTCGTTGCCGCGAGCAGCATCCCCTGGGACTCCACTCCCCGAAGCTTGGCGGGCTCCAGATTCGCGACGACGACGATGTACTTGCCGGCGAGCTCACCGGGTGTATAGGTCGCCTTGATGCCCGCGACGAGCTGACGTACCTCGCCACCGAGCTCGACCTCGAGCCTCAGAAGTCGGTCGGCCCCCTCGATCTCGGAAGCCGAGATGACTCTTGCCACCCTCAAGTCGACCTTCATGAAATCATCGATCGTGATCCGATCCACGCTACTTCCTCCGTCTCCTCTCCAACGCCGCCTGCTGAACCACTTTCAAGGGAACCCTGACCTTCGTCGCGATCCGTTTACAATCCTCGAACTCGGGTGCGCGCGTCACGACGCGGCCTCGAAACAGCCCTTCTTTGACCCGGACCTCACCGTAGCGCGTCTCGACCGAGACCCACCGGCGCTCGAGAACTTCCCGTTCGACC belongs to Vicinamibacteria bacterium and includes:
- the metG gene encoding methionine--tRNA ligase subunit beta, translating into MDRITIDDFMKVDLRVARVISASEIEGADRLLRLEVELGGEVRQLVAGIKATYTPGELAGKYIVVVANLEPAKLRGVESQGMLLAATTDAGPVIATFDRPVTSGSRVK
- the larC gene encoding nickel insertion protein; the protein is ALDVFLTPVQMKKGRPGVNVTILAAPGSRDAMSEVLFTESTTLGIRAHEVEREVLERRWVSVETRYGEVRVKEGLFRGRVVTRAPEFEDCKRIATKVRVPLKVVQQAALERRRRK